A stretch of the Archangium violaceum genome encodes the following:
- a CDS encoding efflux RND transporter periplasmic adaptor subunit, whose product MHSARNRTPFFRTLALVSVLGGAACKPSEAPPPAAPPAVEVGTITVQPSSIPVLDELPGRIAPTRSAEVRPRVSGIIVERVFRQGGSVKAGDVLFKLDASMYEVERASARAVLAKAEVTAAEARQQAERGDTLLASGVVTQEQHETLQAALRRAEADVAAARAAVRRAELNLEYTTIRAPIGGRIGRALVTEGALVSAGEPTALALIQQLDPVYVDFTQPAMELRRLRQAFKDGRIQGSTPEQANIQLVLDDGSLYAKAGRLLFSDVTVDPGSGQVTVRGEFPNPDAELLPGMYVRGRIEQGTLSEALAVPQQAIQRDNAGKSQVFVVARDGTAEVRPVRVSRVYQEQAVIQEGLKAGDQVIVDGFQKIAAGAPVKPVAWTAPGTGINPSQPR is encoded by the coding sequence ATGCACTCCGCCCGAAACCGGACGCCCTTCTTCCGCACCCTCGCCCTCGTTTCCGTCCTGGGGGGTGCGGCCTGCAAGCCCTCCGAAGCGCCTCCTCCGGCCGCACCTCCAGCCGTGGAGGTGGGGACGATCACCGTGCAACCCTCGAGCATTCCGGTGCTCGATGAATTGCCGGGGCGCATCGCTCCGACACGGAGCGCCGAGGTGCGTCCGCGCGTGTCCGGCATCATCGTCGAGCGCGTCTTCCGGCAGGGTGGCAGCGTGAAGGCGGGGGACGTGCTCTTCAAGCTCGACGCGTCGATGTACGAGGTCGAACGTGCCAGCGCGAGGGCCGTGTTGGCGAAGGCCGAGGTGACGGCCGCGGAGGCCCGCCAGCAGGCGGAACGGGGCGACACGCTCCTGGCCAGCGGCGTCGTCACCCAGGAGCAGCACGAAACGCTCCAGGCCGCGCTCCGGCGTGCCGAGGCCGATGTCGCGGCGGCCCGGGCGGCGGTGCGCCGCGCGGAGCTCAACCTGGAGTACACGACGATCCGCGCGCCCATCGGCGGAAGGATCGGCCGGGCCCTGGTGACGGAAGGCGCGCTCGTGAGCGCGGGAGAGCCCACCGCGCTCGCGCTCATCCAGCAGCTCGATCCGGTCTACGTGGACTTCACCCAGCCCGCGATGGAGCTCCGCCGCCTGCGCCAGGCATTCAAGGACGGGCGCATCCAGGGCAGCACCCCCGAGCAGGCGAACATCCAGCTGGTCCTCGACGATGGTTCCCTCTATGCGAAGGCGGGGCGGCTGCTCTTCTCGGACGTGACGGTGGATCCCGGCAGCGGGCAGGTGACGGTGCGCGGTGAGTTCCCCAATCCGGATGCCGAGCTCCTTCCTGGCATGTACGTGCGGGGACGCATCGAGCAGGGCACCCTCAGCGAGGCGCTCGCCGTGCCCCAGCAGGCCATCCAGCGGGACAACGCGGGCAAGTCCCAGGTCTTCGTGGTCGCGCGCGATGGCACCGCCGAGGTGCGCCCGGTGCGCGTCTCCCGCGTCTATCAGGAGCAGGCGGTGATCCAGGAAGGCCTGAAGGCGGGCGATCAGGTCATCGTCGATGGCTTCCAGAAGATCGCCGCGGGCGCACCGGTCAAGCCGGTGGCCTGGACCGCGCCTGGAACCGGAATCAACCCCTCCCAGCCTCGATAG
- a CDS encoding MFS transporter yields the protein MNSQKKWLVMAVVSVALLLIVVDMTVLYTALPVLTHALGASASAKLWVINAYSLVMSGLLLGMGSLGDRIGHKQLFLGGLVVFGGASACAAFSPSAAALIASRAALGVGAAMMMPATLSIIRITFTDDRERAVAIGIWAAVASGGAALGPLVGGLLLAHFWWGAVFLVNVPIVVLTLPCAWRLIPESRSETSRPWDLAGSVQVMMGLVGLVYAIKECGKRAPSWTTALLAFAVGATFLAVFARRQRRSVHPLLDFALFRQPAFMAAVAAAVIASSALVGWQLVFSQRLQLVLGLSPLQVGLFTLPLPLASFVAGPLTGWLLARVGDIQVISTALLCAALGMGGYLLAHDAPAVLQVASLLVLGAGIGATMTAASNTILHRAPPERAGMAASVEEVSYELGGALGVTVMGSILSAVYAASLSVPANLALPTVVQDSLDEALSVAEGLPPASGLLIRALARSAFDSAFVAVLTTATGMLLVTAAWVWRCGQRETARRGAQRLEAPL from the coding sequence GTGAATTCCCAGAAGAAATGGTTGGTGATGGCGGTAGTTTCCGTCGCGCTGCTGTTGATCGTCGTCGACATGACGGTGCTGTACACCGCCTTGCCCGTCTTGACCCACGCGCTGGGCGCCTCGGCTTCCGCCAAGCTGTGGGTCATCAATGCCTATTCGCTGGTCATGTCAGGCCTGCTCCTCGGCATGGGCTCGCTGGGCGACCGGATCGGCCATAAGCAGCTGTTTCTAGGCGGGTTGGTGGTGTTCGGGGGCGCTTCCGCGTGCGCCGCCTTCTCGCCGTCGGCGGCCGCGCTGATCGCGTCGCGAGCAGCGCTCGGCGTGGGGGCGGCCATGATGATGCCGGCCACCTTGTCCATCATCCGCATCACCTTCACTGATGACCGCGAGCGTGCCGTTGCCATTGGTATCTGGGCCGCGGTCGCATCGGGCGGCGCGGCATTGGGGCCCCTGGTGGGCGGGCTGCTGCTCGCGCATTTCTGGTGGGGCGCGGTGTTCCTGGTCAACGTCCCCATCGTGGTGTTGACACTGCCGTGTGCCTGGCGGCTGATTCCCGAGAGTCGTAGCGAGACCTCACGCCCCTGGGACCTGGCCGGCTCGGTGCAGGTGATGATGGGATTGGTCGGGCTGGTCTATGCGATCAAGGAATGCGGCAAGCGCGCCCCGTCATGGACGACGGCCCTGCTGGCGTTCGCCGTGGGAGCGACCTTCCTGGCGGTGTTCGCGCGCCGGCAGCGCCGCAGCGTCCACCCGCTGCTCGACTTCGCCTTGTTCCGCCAGCCCGCCTTCATGGCGGCGGTGGCGGCGGCTGTCATCGCCTCATCCGCCCTGGTGGGCTGGCAGCTCGTGTTCAGCCAGCGACTGCAGCTGGTGCTCGGACTGTCGCCGCTCCAAGTGGGTTTGTTCACGCTACCCCTGCCGCTTGCCTCCTTCGTCGCCGGCCCGCTGACGGGATGGCTGTTGGCGCGGGTGGGGGATATCCAGGTCATATCGACCGCTTTGCTCTGCGCCGCATTGGGCATGGGCGGCTACCTGCTGGCGCATGACGCTCCTGCCGTCCTACAGGTCGCGAGCCTGCTGGTGCTCGGCGCCGGCATCGGAGCGACCATGACGGCGGCCTCCAACACGATCCTGCACCGAGCGCCGCCAGAGCGCGCCGGCATGGCGGCGTCAGTCGAGGAGGTGTCCTACGAGCTGGGCGGCGCGCTTGGCGTGACGGTGATGGGCAGCATCCTGTCCGCGGTCTATGCGGCGTCGCTTTCCGTCCCGGCAAACCTGGCTCTGCCCACCGTGGTCCAGGACAGCCTGGACGAGGCGCTGAGCGTCGCCGAGGGCCTGCCACCCGCATCGGGCTTGCTCATCCGCGCGCTCGCCCGCTCGGCATTCGACAGCGCGTTCGTGGCCGTGCTGACGACGGCCACGGGCATGCTGTTGGTGACGGCCGCGTGGGTGTGGCGCTGCGGCCAGCGCGAAACCGCTCGCCGCGGCGCTCAGCGGCTCGAAGCACCCTTGTAG
- a CDS encoding TetR/AcrR family transcriptional regulator: MGRYQAVDRDSVLDAAESIVRTRGIAALTIDAVAKAAGISKGGVQSSFGTKDQLIAAMYERWGTEFYAEISRLVGEDPSPMARLRAYIEVTYRTDKAEGDRAAGMMAALLNAPEYLKQFHQWYASQLDGIDVSTPEGRRARLAFLANEGIFMLRTFGFMKVSEREWREIYADIRGLLDDADGRKT, from the coding sequence ATGGGGCGTTACCAGGCGGTGGACCGTGACAGCGTCCTGGACGCGGCGGAGTCGATCGTTCGGACCAGGGGCATCGCGGCGCTGACGATTGATGCCGTGGCCAAGGCAGCGGGCATTTCGAAAGGTGGCGTGCAATCGAGCTTCGGCACCAAGGACCAGCTGATCGCGGCGATGTACGAGCGGTGGGGAACGGAGTTCTACGCCGAAATCTCGCGACTGGTCGGGGAGGATCCGTCGCCCATGGCGCGACTGCGCGCCTATATCGAGGTCACGTACCGCACCGACAAGGCCGAGGGGGACCGAGCGGCGGGCATGATGGCGGCCCTGCTCAATGCGCCCGAGTACCTGAAGCAATTCCACCAGTGGTATGCGTCGCAGTTGGACGGCATCGACGTGTCGACTCCGGAGGGGCGGCGCGCGCGGCTGGCCTTTCTCGCCAACGAAGGAATCTTCATGCTGCGCACCTTCGGCTTCATGAAGGTGAGCGAGCGGGAGTGGCGAGAGATATATGCCGACATCCGCGGCCTCCTCGATGACGCGGATGGGCGCAAGACGTGA
- a CDS encoding mannan-binding protein, which yields MKWMLSVMTAVLVFVSVGVARAADAPSCDAKTAPIANQQDANNRCPAVCTSAGYEKWNGQWTNTPPSGAGPVCDCYLMKAADVKTTPLANQQDADKRCPTVCANAKATWNGQWTNTPPAGGGTVCGCLTPACG from the coding sequence ATGAAGTGGATGCTGAGTGTGATGACGGCGGTGCTGGTGTTCGTGTCTGTCGGTGTTGCGCGTGCGGCGGATGCTCCTTCTTGTGACGCGAAGACCGCGCCCATCGCCAACCAGCAGGATGCCAACAATCGGTGCCCGGCGGTTTGTACGAGCGCCGGCTACGAGAAGTGGAACGGGCAGTGGACGAACACGCCGCCCTCCGGGGCCGGGCCCGTCTGCGACTGCTACCTGATGAAGGCCGCGGACGTGAAGACGACGCCCCTGGCCAACCAGCAGGATGCGGACAAGCGCTGCCCGACCGTGTGCGCCAACGCGAAGGCCACCTGGAACGGGCAGTGGACGAACACGCCGCCCGCTGGTGGCGGTACCGTCTGCGGTTGCCTCACGCCGGCCTGCGGCTGA
- a CDS encoding family 43 glycosylhydrolase codes for MTPSSFARQFAPALFVASLVLLLTAGTAGAAAPQYTNPLIQQRADPHIYKHTDGYYYFTASVPEYDRIILRRAKTIQGLATASETVIWRKHASGEMAAHIWAPEIHFINGKWYIYFAAGASNDIWRIRIYALENASANPLSGTWTEKGRVYTHVDSFSLDATTFEHNGQRYMLWAQKDPESNLYIAKMSSPTTITLPAVLIAKPEYTWETQGFWVNEGPAVIKRNGRIFVAYSASKTDDRYCIGLLTASANSDLLNPASWTKSPNPVFTSNEKTSQYGPGHNSFVVAEDGQSDILVHHARNYKTIVGDPLYDPNRHTRVQKLYWNADGTPNFGIPVAEGLTPFRFKSHNLPSYVIRHWEYRAKLETNVSNLGDSQFRLVPGLAGSGTVSFESANFPGYYLRHKNFELWVEKNDGSTTFKNDASFHQRAGLADSGGLSFESYNYPGRYIRHYDHLLYVQTLSTALDRSDATFHLD; via the coding sequence ATGACCCCGTCATCCTTCGCCAGGCAGTTCGCCCCCGCTCTATTTGTCGCATCCCTGGTCTTGCTGCTGACGGCGGGTACCGCCGGAGCCGCGGCCCCGCAGTACACGAACCCCCTGATTCAGCAACGGGCCGATCCCCATATCTACAAACACACCGACGGCTATTACTACTTCACCGCGTCCGTTCCGGAGTACGACCGGATCATCCTGCGGCGCGCGAAGACGATCCAAGGCCTGGCGACCGCTTCGGAAACGGTCATCTGGAGGAAGCATGCGTCCGGCGAGATGGCCGCGCACATCTGGGCGCCGGAGATCCACTTCATCAATGGCAAGTGGTACATCTACTTCGCGGCGGGAGCCTCCAACGACATCTGGAGAATCCGCATCTATGCCCTCGAGAACGCCAGCGCCAATCCCCTGAGCGGCACCTGGACCGAGAAAGGCCGCGTCTACACACACGTGGATTCGTTCTCGCTCGATGCGACCACCTTCGAGCACAACGGACAGCGGTACATGCTCTGGGCGCAGAAGGACCCGGAGAGCAACCTGTACATCGCGAAGATGAGCAGTCCCACCACCATCACCCTGCCCGCGGTCCTCATCGCGAAGCCCGAGTACACCTGGGAGACCCAGGGCTTCTGGGTCAACGAGGGCCCAGCGGTCATCAAGCGGAACGGAAGGATTTTCGTCGCCTACTCCGCCAGCAAGACCGATGACCGCTATTGCATCGGACTGCTGACGGCCTCCGCGAACAGCGATCTGCTCAATCCGGCATCCTGGACGAAGTCGCCGAATCCCGTCTTCACCAGCAACGAGAAGACGAGCCAGTACGGCCCTGGCCACAACTCCTTCGTCGTAGCCGAGGACGGGCAGAGCGACATCCTCGTCCACCATGCGCGGAACTATAAGACGATCGTCGGAGATCCCCTCTACGACCCGAACCGTCATACCCGCGTGCAAAAGCTCTATTGGAACGCGGACGGAACCCCCAACTTCGGGATTCCGGTCGCGGAAGGGCTCACCCCCTTCCGGTTCAAGTCCCACAACCTGCCGAGCTACGTCATCCGGCACTGGGAGTACAGGGCGAAGCTCGAGACGAACGTCAGCAACCTGGGGGATTCGCAGTTCAGGCTCGTGCCAGGGCTCGCCGGCTCCGGCACGGTCTCGTTCGAGTCGGCGAACTTCCCGGGCTATTACCTGCGGCACAAGAACTTCGAGCTGTGGGTGGAGAAGAACGACGGCTCCACCACGTTCAAGAACGACGCGTCCTTCCACCAGAGAGCGGGTCTGGCGGACAGCGGTGGCTTGTCCTTCGAGTCGTACAACTACCCCGGCAGGTACATCCGCCACTACGACCACCTGCTCTACGTCCAGACGCTCTCCACCGCCCTCGACCGGTCCGACGCGACGTTCCATCTGGATTGA
- a CDS encoding glycoside hydrolase family 43 protein, translating to MSAFTSSSESNMYVYQSYNGTHYGLMKGPAYTPPSGLIRDPSILKHTDGMYYVTYTTNWEGNTIGFARSTDRVNWTFLRNVTLPVANLQNTWAPEWFKDSDGSVNIIVSLRTTGTSNFTPHVIKAQNSSLSAWSAPVPLAGLSPNYIDTFIVKMGSTYHAFTKNETTKYIEYATSSSLTGPYTFRGTGDWAGWGNWVEGPALYQLDDGTWRILFDGYTAGKYYYSDSTNTFASWSARKELPSLTGFVRHLTVLKETGQPGDIRRLQSFNFQTRFARHYNYQARLDANVSPVEDSRFRIVPGLADSGAISFESVNFPGYFLRHDNYLLVLAKNDGTSQFKQDATFRDVPGLANSSWYSYESYNLPGYYIRHYDYVLRVDPISTSVEIADATFKEVSP from the coding sequence ATGAGCGCATTCACGAGCTCCAGTGAATCGAACATGTATGTGTACCAGTCCTATAACGGAACCCATTACGGGCTGATGAAGGGACCCGCGTACACCCCCCCGTCGGGGTTGATCCGGGATCCCAGCATCCTGAAGCACACCGACGGGATGTACTACGTCACCTACACCACGAACTGGGAAGGCAACACGATCGGCTTCGCCCGAAGCACCGACCGCGTGAACTGGACCTTCCTCCGGAATGTCACGCTCCCCGTCGCGAACCTGCAGAACACCTGGGCGCCGGAGTGGTTCAAGGACAGCGATGGCAGCGTCAACATCATCGTGTCCCTGCGCACGACGGGCACGAGCAACTTCACCCCCCATGTCATCAAGGCGCAGAACAGCTCCCTGTCCGCCTGGTCCGCGCCCGTGCCGCTGGCGGGATTGAGTCCCAATTACATCGACACCTTCATCGTCAAGATGGGGAGCACCTACCACGCGTTCACCAAGAACGAGACCACCAAGTACATCGAGTACGCGACGTCCTCCAGCCTGACCGGCCCCTACACCTTCCGAGGCACCGGAGATTGGGCGGGCTGGGGAAACTGGGTGGAAGGCCCGGCCCTGTACCAGCTGGACGATGGCACTTGGCGGATCCTCTTCGACGGGTACACCGCCGGGAAGTACTACTACAGCGACTCCACCAACACCTTCGCCTCCTGGTCGGCCAGGAAGGAGCTCCCCTCGCTCACGGGCTTCGTCCGGCACCTCACCGTGCTGAAGGAAACGGGGCAGCCCGGCGATATCAGGCGTCTCCAGTCCTTCAACTTCCAGACCCGCTTCGCCCGCCATTACAACTATCAGGCCCGCCTCGACGCGAATGTGTCACCGGTCGAGGACTCGCGGTTCCGGATCGTCCCCGGCCTGGCCGACAGCGGCGCCATCTCGTTCGAGTCCGTCAACTTCCCCGGCTACTTCCTGAGGCATGACAACTACCTGCTCGTCCTCGCGAAGAATGACGGCACGAGCCAGTTCAAGCAGGACGCCACCTTCAGGGACGTTCCCGGTCTGGCCAACTCAAGCTGGTACTCCTACGAGTCATACAACCTGCCCGGTTACTACATCCGACACTACGACTACGTGCTCCGGGTGGATCCCATCTCCACCTCGGTCGAAATAGCGGACGCGACGTTCAAGGAAGTCTCCCCCTGA
- a CDS encoding iron-containing alcohol dehydrogenase produces MSTSSLRELLERLGPDGVLACTCGKQHRISVKQVLVGEDALRESAGLLRRERGSGPVLWVLSDEHTEAAAAERWKTAVSASRIAARILPGEPRPVPTLALVNELSAEVRALSPELLVSVGSGVISDLVKKVSLDTGIPNWCVVTAPSVDAYSSATAAIRIAGYHQAVPARPSEVIVGDLEVIGRAPRPLFLAGLGDLLAKYLAHLDWNLARVVARESLCDTIAGLALGSAREALAAARTWQTHPLAAVRSLTEAALVSGFAMQALGSSRPAASAEHTLAHFWEMAGAVAEEEHDLHGLLVGAACRLVLPGYADWYRRLAEAEVDLEGRLVALEREPSWDERLEARMRPFRQKISEEMRGRVLDRATLAQRLGAFARARESIQGMAEPLLKELSDAIDLLAGAGFPFSLDELGIDEHYRLLPVRNVRLLRNRYTTFDLAHELGQEEALVAAISRGVLPG; encoded by the coding sequence ATGTCCACTTCATCTCTGCGAGAACTCCTCGAGCGCCTCGGTCCGGACGGGGTGCTCGCCTGTACCTGTGGGAAGCAGCACCGCATCTCGGTGAAGCAGGTCCTCGTCGGCGAGGATGCACTGCGGGAGTCGGCCGGGCTCCTCCGACGGGAGCGGGGGAGCGGTCCGGTGCTCTGGGTGCTGAGTGACGAGCACACGGAAGCCGCCGCGGCGGAGCGGTGGAAGACGGCCGTCAGCGCCAGCCGGATTGCCGCGCGCATCCTTCCCGGGGAGCCGAGGCCGGTCCCGACACTGGCGCTGGTGAATGAGCTCTCCGCCGAGGTGCGGGCGCTCTCCCCGGAGCTCCTGGTCAGCGTGGGCAGCGGTGTCATCAGCGATCTGGTGAAGAAGGTGTCCCTGGACACCGGCATACCCAACTGGTGCGTCGTGACCGCGCCCTCGGTGGATGCCTACAGCTCGGCGACCGCGGCGATCCGCATCGCGGGGTACCATCAGGCCGTCCCGGCCCGGCCTTCCGAGGTCATCGTGGGCGATCTGGAGGTGATTGGCCGGGCCCCCCGCCCGCTGTTCCTCGCGGGCCTGGGAGATCTGCTGGCCAAGTACCTGGCCCATCTCGACTGGAACCTCGCCCGGGTGGTGGCGCGCGAATCCCTCTGCGACACCATCGCCGGCCTGGCCCTCGGGTCCGCCCGGGAGGCGCTCGCGGCCGCGCGCACCTGGCAGACCCATCCCCTCGCGGCGGTTCGCTCTCTCACCGAGGCGGCGCTCGTGTCGGGGTTCGCGATGCAGGCCCTGGGCAGCTCGCGGCCGGCGGCCTCGGCCGAGCACACCCTCGCGCATTTCTGGGAAATGGCGGGCGCCGTGGCCGAGGAGGAGCACGACCTGCACGGGCTGTTGGTCGGCGCCGCGTGCCGACTCGTCCTGCCCGGCTATGCCGATTGGTACCGCCGGCTGGCGGAGGCGGAGGTGGACCTGGAGGGGAGGCTCGTGGCGCTCGAGCGTGAGCCGTCATGGGACGAGCGGTTGGAGGCGAGGATGCGCCCCTTCCGGCAGAAGATCTCGGAGGAGATGAGGGGCCGGGTGCTCGACCGCGCGACGCTGGCCCAACGCCTGGGCGCGTTTGCCCGAGCCAGGGAGTCCATTCAGGGCATGGCCGAGCCCCTGCTGAAGGAGCTCTCCGACGCGATCGACCTGCTGGCCGGTGCTGGCTTTCCCTTCTCGCTCGACGAGCTGGGGATCGACGAGCACTATCGGCTGCTGCCCGTGCGCAACGTCCGTCTGCTCCGGAATCGCTATACGACGTTCGATCTCGCGCACGAGCTGGGCCAGGAGGAGGCGCTCGTCGCCGCGATCTCTCGCGGCGTGCTGCCCGGGTGA
- a CDS encoding LacI family DNA-binding transcriptional regulator — MADVAKLARVSHQTVSRVLHDSPHVKGDTRQRVLDAIRQLNYRPNTVAQALVTGRTMVIGVVSFDTALYGPASTLIGIEEAAHEAGYAISITSLRSLNRASVLDAVLRLRNQGVDGVVVIAPQKTAVEALRHLPPGVPVVTVEAGANSPVPMVAVDQRGGAMAATQHLLDLGHRTVWHIAGPADWIEAEQRVAGWRAALKKAGAPAPPLLRGDWSAHSGYELGRQLVQTPDVTAVFVANDQMALGLLCQLHEAGREIPRQISIVGFDDIPEAAYFTPPLTTVRQDFAEVGRRCIHLLLGQLEGSARTREHVVVPTQLILRKSTSPAKRR, encoded by the coding sequence ATGGCGGACGTCGCCAAGCTGGCTCGTGTCTCCCATCAAACAGTTTCCCGCGTGCTGCATGACAGCCCGCATGTGAAAGGCGACACCCGCCAGCGCGTGCTCGACGCCATCCGGCAGCTCAACTACCGGCCGAACACGGTGGCGCAGGCGCTGGTCACGGGGCGGACGATGGTCATCGGGGTCGTCAGCTTCGACACCGCGCTCTACGGGCCCGCGTCGACCCTGATTGGCATCGAGGAGGCCGCGCACGAGGCGGGTTACGCGATCAGCATCACCAGCCTGCGGTCGCTGAACCGGGCCTCGGTGCTCGACGCGGTGCTGCGCCTGCGCAACCAGGGCGTGGATGGTGTCGTGGTCATCGCGCCACAAAAGACGGCGGTGGAGGCACTGCGGCACCTGCCACCCGGCGTTCCCGTGGTCACGGTCGAGGCCGGCGCCAACAGCCCGGTGCCGATGGTCGCCGTGGACCAGCGCGGCGGCGCGATGGCCGCCACGCAGCACCTGCTCGACCTGGGACATCGGACTGTCTGGCACATCGCCGGGCCAGCGGATTGGATCGAGGCCGAGCAGCGGGTCGCCGGTTGGCGAGCGGCGCTGAAGAAGGCCGGCGCCCCGGCGCCTCCCCTGCTCCGCGGCGACTGGAGCGCCCACTCCGGCTACGAGCTCGGACGGCAGTTGGTCCAGACGCCCGACGTGACGGCCGTCTTCGTGGCCAATGATCAGATGGCCCTGGGGCTCTTGTGCCAGCTCCACGAGGCCGGCCGTGAGATTCCACGGCAGATCAGCATCGTCGGGTTCGACGACATCCCCGAAGCCGCGTACTTCACGCCGCCGCTGACCACGGTGCGCCAGGACTTCGCCGAGGTCGGGCGGCGCTGCATCCATCTCCTGCTCGGCCAGCTCGAGGGCTCCGCGCGGACCAGGGAGCACGTCGTGGTCCCGACGCAGCTCATCCTGCGCAAGAGCACCTCCCCGGCGAAGAGGCGCTGA
- a CDS encoding ribulokinase, whose product MKREAFVIGIDFGTDSVRAVVVDASDGEVVSVSVQHYPRWAKGLYCEPSENRFRQHPLDYLETMQASITEALARAGKDVASRVRGIAADTTGSTPVLTDRRGVPLSLTSGFREDPDAMFILWKDHTSVAQAERINQTARTWGGADFTKYEGGIYSSEWFWAKALRVVETNPSVAQAAVSVLELCDWVPAVLTGCDDLGKIKRSRCAAGHKAMWHAEFGGYPEDAFLARLHPRLVELKASLGRETFTSDIPFGTLCAEWATKLGLPHDTVVAVGAFDAHMGAVGGNIKPRQLLKILGTSCLDMVVVPRTQEPEKLVPGICGQVDGSIIPGMLGYEAGQSAFGDVYAWFKKLLGWPLEAILPALSGGDTATKQPLADALLERVIPELERAAKDLPLEDNSLLALDWMNGRRTPDANQRLKGAITGINLGTDAPRLYRALVEATAFGSRAIAERFRSADIRLDSVIAMGGVARKSPFIMQTLADVMNMDIAVSAGDQAVAVGAAMFAATAAGLHPRVEAAQEAMSPGVERTYRPDPPRARHYASRYQDYLALGGFVERQLTR is encoded by the coding sequence ATGAAGCGCGAGGCGTTTGTCATCGGGATTGATTTTGGAACGGACTCCGTCCGGGCGGTGGTCGTTGACGCGTCGGACGGGGAGGTGGTGAGCGTGTCGGTCCAACACTATCCCCGCTGGGCGAAGGGGCTCTACTGCGAGCCGAGCGAGAACCGGTTCCGCCAACACCCCCTCGACTATCTGGAGACGATGCAGGCTTCCATCACGGAAGCGCTTGCTCGGGCGGGGAAGGACGTCGCGTCCAGGGTTCGTGGCATCGCGGCGGACACGACCGGTTCGACGCCTGTCCTCACCGACCGCCGCGGCGTGCCTCTCTCCCTCACGTCTGGGTTCCGGGAGGACCCGGATGCCATGTTCATCTTGTGGAAGGACCACACCTCGGTGGCCCAGGCGGAGCGCATCAACCAGACGGCGCGGACCTGGGGCGGCGCCGACTTCACGAAGTACGAGGGCGGCATCTACTCCAGCGAGTGGTTCTGGGCGAAGGCCCTCCGGGTCGTCGAGACCAATCCCTCCGTGGCCCAGGCCGCGGTCAGTGTCCTGGAGCTCTGTGATTGGGTTCCCGCCGTCCTGACGGGGTGTGATGATCTTGGAAAGATCAAACGCAGCCGCTGCGCCGCGGGGCACAAGGCGATGTGGCACGCCGAGTTCGGCGGGTACCCCGAGGACGCGTTCCTCGCCCGGCTCCATCCGCGCCTGGTGGAGCTCAAGGCCTCTCTCGGGCGGGAGACCTTCACCTCGGACATCCCCTTCGGCACCCTCTGCGCGGAGTGGGCGACGAAGCTCGGTCTGCCGCATGACACCGTCGTCGCCGTGGGCGCCTTCGATGCGCACATGGGCGCCGTGGGCGGAAACATCAAACCGCGCCAGTTGTTGAAGATCCTGGGGACGAGCTGCCTGGACATGGTCGTGGTGCCCAGGACGCAGGAGCCGGAGAAGCTGGTCCCGGGCATCTGCGGCCAGGTCGATGGCTCCATCATCCCGGGAATGCTCGGCTACGAGGCGGGGCAGTCCGCCTTCGGTGACGTCTATGCCTGGTTCAAGAAGCTCCTCGGCTGGCCTCTCGAGGCGATCCTCCCCGCCCTCTCCGGAGGGGACACGGCGACGAAACAGCCCCTCGCCGACGCGCTCCTGGAGCGTGTCATTCCGGAGCTCGAGCGGGCCGCGAAGGACCTCCCGTTGGAAGACAATTCCCTCCTGGCCCTGGACTGGATGAACGGGCGGAGGACGCCTGACGCGAACCAGCGCCTCAAGGGCGCCATCACGGGCATCAACCTGGGGACGGACGCTCCGCGGCTCTACCGTGCCCTGGTCGAGGCCACGGCCTTCGGCTCGCGCGCCATCGCCGAGCGCTTCAGGTCGGCGGACATCCGGCTGGACAGTGTCATCGCCATGGGCGGCGTGGCCAGGAAGAGCCCCTTCATCATGCAGACCCTGGCCGACGTGATGAACATGGACATCGCGGTCTCGGCGGGCGATCAAGCCGTGGCGGTGGGGGCGGCGATGTTCGCGGCGACCGCCGCCGGCCTCCATCCCAGGGTCGAGGCCGCGCAGGAGGCCATGTCGCCCGGCGTCGAGCGGACCTACCGGCCCGACCCGCCGCGCGCCAGGCACTACGCGTCACGTTATCAGGACTACCTCGCGCTCGGCGGCTTCGTGGAGCGGCAGCTGACGCGGTAG